A stretch of Peteryoungia algae DNA encodes these proteins:
- the rpsA gene encoding 30S ribosomal protein S1, whose translation MSVSTPSREDFAALLEESFAKTDLAEGYVAKGIITGIEKDVAIVDVGLKVEGRIALKEFGARAKDGTLKVGDEVEVYVERIENALGEAVLSREKARREESWIKLEAKFEAGERVEGVIFNQVKGGFTVDLDGAVAFLPRSQVDIRPIRDVTPLMHNPQPFEILKMDKRRGNIVVSRRTVLEESRAEQRSEIVQNLEEGQVVDGVVKNITDYGAFVDLGGIDGLLHVTDMAWRRVNHPSEILSIGQSVKVQIIRINQETHRISLGMKQLESDPWDGIAVKYPVGKKISGTVTNITDYGAFVELEPGIEGLIHISEMSWTKKNVHPGKILSTTQDVDVVVLEVDPSKRRISLGLKQTLENPWQAFAFSNPAGTEVEGEVKNKTEFGLFIGLEGDVDGMVHLSDLDWNRPGEQVIEEFNKGDVVKAVVLDVDVEKERISLGIKQLGKDAVGDAAASGDLRKNAVVSCEVIGTNDGGIEVKLVNHEDITSFIRRNDLARDRDDQRPERFSVGQVVDARVTNFSKKDRKVMLSIKALEIAEEKEAVAQFGSSDSGASLGDILGAALKNRSND comes from the coding sequence ATGTCTGTTTCTACCCCGTCGCGTGAGGACTTTGCTGCCCTCCTCGAGGAATCCTTTGCCAAGACCGATCTGGCCGAAGGCTATGTTGCCAAGGGCATCATCACCGGCATTGAGAAGGACGTCGCCATTGTTGACGTCGGCCTCAAGGTCGAAGGCCGCATCGCACTGAAGGAATTCGGTGCTCGCGCCAAGGACGGCACGCTCAAGGTCGGCGACGAAGTTGAAGTTTACGTCGAGCGTATCGAAAACGCTCTCGGCGAAGCTGTTCTGTCGCGCGAAAAGGCTCGTCGCGAAGAAAGCTGGATCAAGCTCGAAGCCAAGTTCGAAGCTGGTGAGCGCGTTGAAGGCGTCATCTTCAACCAGGTCAAGGGCGGCTTTACGGTTGACCTCGACGGCGCCGTTGCCTTCCTTCCGCGTAGCCAGGTCGACATCCGTCCGATCCGCGACGTGACCCCGCTGATGCACAACCCGCAGCCCTTCGAAATCCTCAAGATGGACAAGCGTCGCGGCAACATCGTCGTATCGCGTCGTACGGTTCTCGAAGAGTCGCGTGCCGAGCAGCGTTCTGAAATCGTTCAGAACCTCGAAGAAGGCCAGGTTGTTGACGGCGTCGTCAAGAACATCACCGATTACGGTGCGTTCGTTGACCTCGGCGGCATCGACGGCCTGCTGCACGTCACCGACATGGCATGGCGCCGCGTCAACCATCCTTCGGAAATCCTGTCCATCGGCCAGTCGGTCAAGGTTCAGATCATCCGCATCAACCAGGAAACCCACCGCATCTCGCTCGGCATGAAGCAGCTCGAGTCGGATCCGTGGGATGGCATTGCCGTTAAGTATCCGGTTGGCAAGAAGATCTCCGGTACCGTCACGAACATCACCGATTACGGTGCATTCGTCGAGCTGGAGCCGGGCATCGAAGGCCTGATCCACATCTCGGAAATGTCCTGGACGAAGAAGAACGTTCATCCCGGCAAGATCCTTTCGACCACGCAGGACGTCGATGTCGTCGTTCTCGAAGTCGATCCGTCGAAGCGCCGTATCTCGCTCGGTCTCAAGCAGACCCTCGAGAATCCGTGGCAGGCATTTGCCTTCAGCAACCCGGCCGGCACTGAAGTCGAAGGCGAAGTCAAGAACAAGACCGAATTCGGCCTGTTCATCGGCCTCGAAGGCGACGTCGACGGCATGGTTCACCTCTCTGACCTCGACTGGAACCGTCCGGGCGAACAGGTCATCGAGGAGTTCAACAAGGGTGACGTGGTCAAGGCTGTCGTTCTCGACGTCGACGTCGAGAAGGAACGCATCTCGCTCGGCATCAAGCAGCTCGGCAAGGATGCCGTCGGCGACGCAGCCGCTTCCGGCGACCTGCGCAAGAATGCTGTCGTTTCGTGCGAAGTCATCGGTACCAATGATGGCGGCATCGAAGTGAAGCTGGTCAACCACGAGGACATCACGTCCTTCATCCGCCGCAACGACCTGGCCCGCGATCGTGACGATCAGCGTCCGGAGCGTTTCTCGGTCGGTCAGGTTGTAGACGCCCGCGTCACCAACTTCTCCAAGAAGGATCGCAAGGTCATGCTGTCGATCAAGGCTCTCGAGATCGCTGAAGAGAAGGAAGCCGTCGCACAGTTCGGTTCGTCCGACAGCGGCGCTTCGCTCGGCGACATCCTGGGCGCAGCCCTGAAGAACCGCAGCAACGACTAA
- a CDS encoding class I SAM-dependent methyltransferase, with product MSRESLKTLFHPFVTEAVALPAAESRWLFLGAEAGFAKPEGFAAELTAVQDFRPEFRRLEASHLRPLPAVEGNDYDGALVLCGKHKGVNEDRVAEALKRVKPGGTVLVAGAKEDGILPLRKQLDRLGLSPDSMPKYHGVVAWFTVPEDTSALVSTLAAKTVTVDGRFETRSGLFSHAHADEGSELLATRLPADFNGNAADFGAGWGYLSVMLADAAPRTNRIDLFEASHEALEHAKRNLAKNCPTLTTRFFWQDLANEPAKEKYDLVIMNPPFHEGHAAEPSIGAAMIKAAAEALRGGGELLMVANRGLPYEPILGAHFKQHGEVCRNARFKVLWAKR from the coding sequence ATGAGCCGCGAAAGCCTGAAGACCCTGTTCCATCCCTTCGTTACCGAGGCTGTCGCCCTGCCGGCTGCGGAAAGCCGCTGGCTTTTCCTGGGCGCTGAAGCAGGGTTTGCCAAGCCCGAAGGTTTTGCGGCCGAACTCACGGCCGTTCAGGATTTCCGCCCCGAATTCCGCCGCCTCGAGGCGAGCCATCTCAGGCCACTGCCGGCTGTCGAGGGCAATGATTACGATGGCGCGCTGGTACTGTGCGGCAAACACAAGGGCGTCAACGAAGATCGCGTTGCCGAGGCGCTGAAGCGCGTCAAGCCCGGCGGCACCGTGCTGGTCGCTGGCGCCAAGGAAGACGGGATCCTGCCGCTTCGCAAGCAGCTCGATCGCCTGGGTCTTTCGCCCGATTCCATGCCGAAATATCACGGTGTGGTCGCCTGGTTCACCGTGCCCGAGGATACATCGGCACTCGTTTCGACATTGGCCGCCAAGACGGTCACGGTCGATGGCCGTTTCGAGACCCGGTCGGGGCTCTTTTCCCATGCCCATGCGGATGAAGGGTCCGAATTGCTGGCGACCCGTCTGCCGGCAGACTTCAACGGCAATGCCGCTGATTTCGGCGCCGGCTGGGGCTATCTTTCGGTGATGCTGGCAGATGCTGCCCCCCGCACCAACCGTATCGACCTGTTCGAGGCGAGCCACGAAGCGCTGGAACATGCCAAGCGCAACCTGGCGAAGAACTGCCCGACCCTGACGACGCGTTTCTTCTGGCAGGATCTGGCCAACGAACCGGCGAAAGAGAAATACGACCTCGTCATCATGAACCCACCCTTCCACGAGGGGCATGCCGCCGAACCGTCGATCGGTGCGGCCATGATCAAGGCAGCCGCAGAAGCACTTCGCGGCGGTGGCGAATTGCTGATGGTGGCGAACCGCGGCCTGCCCTACGAGCCAATCCTCGGGGCGCATTTCAAGCAGCATGGCGAAGTCTGCCGCAATGCCCGCTTCAAGGTGCTTTGGGCCAAACGCTGA
- the cmk gene encoding (d)CMP kinase, whose protein sequence is MIIAIDGPAAAGKGTLSRRIAETYSFHHLDTGLTYRATAKALLDAGLPLDDEAVAERMALAVELAGLDRDVLSAHEIGEAASKIAVMPAVRRALVEAQRAFSKRIPGTVLDGRDIGTVVCPEAPVKLYVTASPEVRARRRYDEIIAKGSAADFEAIFADVKTRDARDMGRADSPLKPADDAHLLDTSEMSIEAAFLAAKMIIDAALTK, encoded by the coding sequence ATGATCATCGCCATAGATGGACCGGCTGCCGCCGGCAAGGGGACGCTGTCGCGCCGGATCGCGGAAACCTACAGCTTCCATCATCTCGACACCGGCCTCACCTATCGCGCGACAGCCAAGGCGCTTCTGGACGCCGGCCTTCCGCTCGATGATGAAGCGGTTGCCGAACGAATGGCACTTGCCGTGGAGCTTGCCGGGCTCGATCGCGACGTCCTTTCGGCACACGAAATCGGCGAAGCGGCCTCGAAGATTGCGGTAATGCCCGCCGTACGCCGAGCGCTGGTCGAGGCTCAGCGCGCATTTTCGAAGCGCATACCGGGCACGGTGCTGGATGGGCGCGACATCGGCACCGTGGTCTGCCCGGAGGCACCCGTGAAGCTCTATGTCACCGCCTCGCCGGAAGTGCGCGCGAGGCGGCGATATGACGAAATCATCGCCAAGGGCAGCGCTGCGGATTTCGAGGCGATTTTCGCCGATGTGAAGACGCGGGACGCGCGGGACATGGGACGGGCCGACAGCCCTTTGAAACCAGCTGATGACGCGCACTTGCTAGATACTTCCGAAATGAGTATAGAGGCCGCATTCTTGGCGGCGAAGATGATCATCGACGCTGCCCTGACGAAATGA
- a CDS encoding TIGR02300 family protein, producing the protein MAKAELGTKRTCPDTGKKFYDLNKDPIVSPYTGKSWPLSYFEETSVAAIMEKAEEEEVAEVDTENTDVELVSHDDADDSSGDDIPDIGDDDDVEIDGDDDDTFLEADEDDDDDDVTGLIGVNGDDDEA; encoded by the coding sequence GTGGCGAAGGCAGAACTTGGAACGAAACGCACTTGCCCCGACACCGGCAAGAAATTCTACGACCTGAACAAGGACCCGATCGTGTCGCCGTACACGGGCAAGTCCTGGCCGCTTTCCTATTTCGAGGAAACCTCGGTCGCAGCCATCATGGAGAAGGCTGAGGAAGAGGAAGTTGCCGAAGTCGATACCGAAAACACGGATGTCGAGCTGGTGTCCCACGATGACGCCGACGATTCCTCGGGTGACGACATCCCGGACATCGGCGACGATGACGACGTCGAAATCGACGGCGATGACGACGACACCTTCCTCGAGGCCGATGAAGACGATGACGACGATGACGTGACCGGCTTGATCGGGGTCAACGGCGACGACGACGAAGCCTGA
- a CDS encoding YdcF family protein, with protein sequence MFVVSKLFWNLVQPLSLVFVFAGLALVMIWMRWVRLAAAALSLSLIVLFLTLYTTLGSLLLQTLEARFPRPAADPRELSCMIVLGGAFETEVTTTRGGMDLNQAADRFVEALRLAIRYPQARILVSGGDGSLSGAFEGDAAASVRFFEAFGISRDRLIAETTSKNTDENAQNSRELLASSGLRQCLLITSAFHMPRSVGLFRKAGVEVTPWPVDYRTAGNVSFALDFTQPSLNAQQMSTALREWVGLLAYRMLGRIDAVYPAP encoded by the coding sequence GTGTTCGTCGTGTCCAAGCTTTTCTGGAACCTCGTCCAGCCCCTGTCCCTGGTCTTCGTCTTTGCTGGCCTGGCCCTGGTGATGATCTGGATGCGGTGGGTTCGCTTGGCGGCGGCCGCGCTGTCCTTGTCCTTGATCGTGCTTTTCCTCACCCTCTACACGACATTGGGTTCGCTCCTGCTGCAGACCCTCGAAGCCCGCTTTCCAAGGCCGGCCGCCGATCCCCGGGAGCTCTCCTGCATGATCGTGCTGGGTGGCGCCTTCGAGACGGAGGTGACCACGACACGCGGCGGCATGGACCTCAATCAGGCAGCTGACCGATTCGTCGAGGCGCTGCGGCTGGCGATCCGATATCCGCAGGCGCGGATCCTCGTCTCGGGCGGTGACGGCTCCCTGAGCGGCGCCTTTGAGGGCGATGCCGCTGCCTCGGTCCGGTTTTTCGAGGCCTTTGGAATTTCTCGCGACAGGCTGATCGCCGAGACCACGTCGAAAAACACCGACGAAAATGCCCAAAACAGCCGCGAGCTCCTGGCCTCCAGCGGTCTGCGACAATGCCTGCTCATCACCTCCGCCTTCCACATGCCGCGCTCTGTCGGCCTGTTCCGCAAGGCGGGCGTCGAGGTGACGCCCTGGCCTGTCGATTATCGCACCGCCGGCAACGTCTCTTTCGCGCTCGACTTCACCCAGCCGAGCCTCAATGCGCAGCAGATGTCGACGGCGTTGCGGGAATGGGTGGGCTTGCTCGCCTATCGCATGCTCGGTCGGATCGACGCCGTCTACCCGGCGCCGTAA
- the fabA gene encoding 3-hydroxyacyl-[acyl-carrier-protein] dehydratase FabA gives MVTRQSSYNYDEILACGRGELFGPGNAQLPLPPMLMVHRITDISETGGAFDKGYLRAEYDVRPDDWYFPCHFQGNPIMPGCLGLDGMWQLTGFFLGWLGEPGRGMALSTGEVKFKGMIRPETKLLEYGIDFKRVMRGRLVLGTADGWLKADGETIYQATDLRVGLSKDKAA, from the coding sequence ATGGTTACGAGACAGTCCAGCTACAATTACGATGAAATCCTCGCCTGCGGCCGCGGTGAACTGTTCGGCCCCGGCAATGCGCAGCTTCCCCTTCCGCCCATGCTGATGGTGCATCGGATCACCGATATCTCGGAAACCGGCGGTGCCTTCGACAAGGGTTACCTCCGCGCGGAATATGACGTGCGCCCCGACGACTGGTATTTCCCCTGCCATTTCCAGGGCAATCCGATCATGCCTGGTTGCCTCGGTCTCGACGGCATGTGGCAGCTGACGGGTTTCTTCCTCGGCTGGCTGGGTGAGCCCGGCCGCGGCATGGCGCTGTCGACAGGCGAAGTGAAGTTCAAGGGCATGATACGCCCCGAGACCAAGCTTCTCGAATATGGCATCGACTTCAAGCGCGTCATGCGCGGTCGCCTCGTACTTGGTACGGCCGACGGCTGGTTGAAGGCCGATGGAGAGACTATCTATCAGGCAACCGACCTCCGCGTTGGTCTGTCGAAGGACAAGGCGGCCTGA
- the irrA gene encoding iron response transcriptional regulator IrrA, translating to MASCQTGIELKLRRSGLRPTKQRIALAGLLFAKGDRHLTVEELHDEALAADFPVSLATVYNTLHQFTEAGLIRVLAVESSKTYFDTNVSDHHHFFVEGENRVLDIPVNNISIDNLPPAPEGMEIAHVDVVIRLRPKQG from the coding sequence ATGGCAAGCTGCCAAACAGGCATCGAACTGAAACTGCGTCGCTCGGGCCTTCGCCCGACGAAACAGCGCATTGCCTTGGCCGGACTTCTGTTTGCCAAGGGCGATCGCCATCTCACGGTCGAAGAGTTGCATGACGAGGCGCTCGCCGCCGATTTTCCGGTCTCTCTGGCAACGGTCTACAATACGCTGCACCAGTTCACCGAAGCCGGCCTCATCCGGGTCTTGGCCGTCGAGAGCTCAAAAACCTATTTCGACACCAATGTCTCGGACCATCATCACTTTTTCGTCGAAGGCGAAAACAGGGTGCTGGACATCCCGGTCAACAATATCAGCATCGACAACTTGCCGCCGGCCCCGGAAGGCATGGAAATCGCTCATGTCGACGTTGTCATCCGGCTGAGGCCCAAGCAGGGCTGA
- a CDS encoding AraC family transcriptional regulator: protein MPSRNLTDELTTVAGLASAVVVHAKSYGIDVEPICRALEIDPETFQSLTARISLDRLCRLLEACALLADDEAFGLTSIKDYEAGSTGPFGYGLMAAPTGLDFVRFLDDHIQYVTHTSYCRLSLDERGAHLAWTFAPVIVKRDQYVDMSVGLVMQRAKELANSDGIEIELERPHPRNPQLFRQLLSRRVSFAAGMNCIHFPLSFLEAHNSTGDRRLFELMDLQCRSLRPALPEKGADFLEQVRRYLLLHVSDDDYPLSEIAPYFGLSGRTFQRRLAAQGTSLNDLRDQIRKDVSFSLLTESELPISEICYRLGYSAPSAFTRSVTRWFGSTPTEVRERKSA, encoded by the coding sequence ATGCCTTCTCGGAACCTCACCGATGAATTGACCACCGTGGCCGGCCTTGCTTCGGCGGTGGTCGTGCATGCCAAGTCCTATGGAATAGACGTCGAGCCGATCTGCAGAGCTCTGGAGATCGATCCCGAGACATTTCAGAGCCTGACTGCCCGGATCAGCCTCGACCGCCTCTGCCGGCTCCTGGAGGCCTGTGCCTTGCTGGCCGATGACGAGGCTTTCGGGCTCACGAGCATCAAGGACTATGAAGCGGGGTCCACCGGGCCTTTCGGTTACGGCCTCATGGCAGCGCCTACCGGGCTGGACTTCGTTCGCTTCCTGGACGACCACATTCAATATGTCACCCATACCAGCTATTGCCGGCTCTCGCTCGACGAACGCGGGGCGCATCTGGCCTGGACCTTTGCGCCAGTTATCGTAAAGCGCGACCAGTATGTCGACATGTCGGTTGGTCTCGTCATGCAGCGCGCAAAGGAACTCGCCAACAGCGATGGCATAGAGATCGAGCTCGAACGGCCGCACCCGCGCAATCCGCAGCTTTTCCGCCAGTTGCTGTCACGCCGCGTGAGCTTTGCGGCGGGCATGAACTGCATTCACTTTCCCTTGAGCTTTCTGGAGGCGCACAACTCCACGGGCGACCGGCGCCTCTTCGAGCTCATGGACCTCCAATGCCGCAGCCTGAGACCAGCCTTGCCGGAGAAGGGAGCGGATTTCCTGGAACAGGTGCGCCGCTATCTCCTGCTTCATGTCTCCGACGACGACTATCCCCTCTCCGAAATCGCACCCTATTTCGGCCTCTCCGGGAGGACATTCCAGAGACGGCTTGCCGCCCAGGGAACCAGTCTCAACGACTTGCGGGACCAGATCAGGAAAGACGTCAGCTTCAGCCTGCTGACGGAGAGCGAACTTCCGATTTCGGAAATCTGCTATCGCCTGGGCTATTCGGCTCCCAGCGCCTTTACTCGATCGGTGACGCGCTGGTTCGGCTCGACGCCGACAGAAGTGCGCGAGCGCAAATCCGCCTGA
- a CDS encoding trimeric intracellular cation channel family protein, whose protein sequence is MSFLSYLDYAGIALFAATGALAASRKQLDMIGFLFFAVVTGLGGGTVRDIVLGRVPVYWVLNPDYILICCAIGVLVFFTAHMVESRYRLLIWLDAIGLSAYCVMGAAKGLAATGSPTIAIVTGTLTASLGGVLRDLLANEPSVLLRPEIYITAALVGAAVFTGANEFGMPLYAASVIGALAAFVIRGGALYFGWTFPTYKHKPGRHPDEVM, encoded by the coding sequence ATGTCGTTCCTGTCTTATCTCGATTATGCCGGGATCGCCCTGTTTGCGGCCACTGGCGCTCTCGCCGCGTCGCGCAAGCAGCTCGACATGATCGGCTTCCTGTTCTTCGCCGTGGTGACGGGGCTCGGAGGCGGCACGGTCCGCGACATCGTGCTGGGGCGTGTCCCGGTCTACTGGGTGCTCAATCCTGACTATATCTTGATCTGCTGTGCGATCGGCGTGCTCGTCTTCTTCACCGCCCACATGGTCGAATCGCGTTACCGCCTGCTGATCTGGCTCGATGCGATCGGGCTCTCGGCCTATTGCGTGATGGGCGCGGCGAAGGGTCTGGCCGCGACCGGCTCCCCGACGATCGCGATCGTGACGGGTACATTGACGGCAAGCCTTGGCGGTGTCCTGCGTGATCTTCTGGCGAACGAGCCATCGGTGTTGCTCAGGCCGGAGATCTACATCACGGCGGCTCTGGTGGGCGCAGCCGTGTTCACGGGAGCCAACGAATTTGGAATGCCGCTCTATGCAGCGTCGGTCATTGGCGCTTTGGCGGCCTTTGTTATTCGCGGAGGAGCGCTGTACTTCGGTTGGACTTTCCCGACCTACAAGCACAAGCCCGGCCGGCATCCCGATGAGGTAATGTGA
- a CDS encoding LuxR C-terminal-related transcriptional regulator — translation MNTDTKRAIGRHPAFAVLSAREIRCLQLVAEGMRADEAANVLALSSDEVNEALTGAREKLEASNLMHAVSIAMLMGVIDHTNPHQPK, via the coding sequence ATGAATACCGATACCAAACGGGCGATCGGGCGACATCCCGCCTTTGCCGTCTTATCAGCCCGCGAAATCCGCTGCCTGCAGCTCGTGGCCGAGGGCATGCGCGCGGACGAAGCAGCCAATGTGCTCGCACTATCGAGTGATGAAGTAAACGAGGCGCTCACCGGCGCTCGGGAAAAGCTCGAAGCAAGCAATCTCATGCATGCAGTCAGCATCGCCATGCTGATGGGCGTCATAGATCACACCAATCCGCATCAACCGAAGTAA
- the fabB gene encoding beta-ketoacyl-ACP synthase I — protein sequence MRRVVISGLGIVSSIGADAAEVTASLRDAKSGITFSPDFAENGFRCQVWGKPTLDPTELVDRRAMRFLSQGGAWNHVAMKQAIADAGLEEADYAQNERVGIIMGSGGPSTKQIVEAADIVRQNKSPKRIGPFAVPKAMSSTASATLATWFKLHGVNYSISSACSTSAHCIGNAYEMIQWGKQDMVFAGGHEDLDWSMSSLFDAMGAMSSKYNDTPSTASRAYDVSRDGFVIAGGAGVLVLEELEHAKARGAKIYAEITGYGATSDGYDMVAPSGEGAMRCMRQALSTVTGEVDYINTHGTSTPVGDSKEIGAIREVFGDKIPHIQSTKSLTGHSLGAAGVQESIYGLLMMQEKFIGESAHITELDPEFEGVPIVRKRIDNAKIDTVLSNSFGFGGTNATLVFQRHNG from the coding sequence ATGAGACGGGTTGTAATATCGGGTCTGGGCATCGTGTCCTCCATCGGTGCCGATGCCGCCGAAGTCACCGCATCCTTGCGCGACGCCAAATCGGGCATCACCTTTTCTCCCGATTTCGCCGAGAATGGTTTCCGTTGCCAGGTCTGGGGCAAGCCGACGCTGGATCCAACCGAACTGGTCGATCGCCGCGCAATGCGCTTCCTGTCGCAGGGCGGCGCCTGGAATCATGTCGCGATGAAACAGGCGATCGCCGATGCCGGCCTCGAAGAGGCCGACTATGCGCAAAATGAGCGCGTCGGTATCATCATGGGCTCCGGTGGCCCGTCGACGAAGCAGATCGTCGAAGCCGCGGATATCGTCCGCCAGAACAAGAGCCCCAAGCGCATCGGCCCCTTTGCCGTACCGAAGGCCATGTCGTCGACCGCGTCTGCAACGCTTGCCACCTGGTTCAAGCTGCACGGCGTCAACTACTCGATCTCGTCTGCCTGCTCGACCTCGGCCCATTGCATCGGCAATGCCTACGAGATGATCCAGTGGGGCAAGCAGGACATGGTTTTTGCCGGCGGCCACGAGGATCTCGACTGGTCCATGTCGAGCCTGTTCGACGCCATGGGCGCCATGTCGTCAAAATACAACGACACGCCCTCGACTGCTTCCCGGGCCTACGATGTCTCGCGTGACGGCTTCGTCATCGCCGGCGGTGCCGGCGTCCTGGTTCTGGAAGAGCTTGAGCATGCCAAGGCTCGCGGCGCCAAGATCTACGCCGAAATCACCGGCTATGGCGCGACGTCTGACGGTTACGACATGGTCGCTCCCTCGGGCGAAGGCGCGATGCGCTGCATGCGCCAGGCGCTCTCGACGGTGACCGGCGAAGTCGACTACATCAACACCCACGGCACGTCGACGCCGGTGGGCGACAGCAAGGAGATCGGCGCGATCCGCGAAGTCTTCGGTGACAAGATCCCGCATATCCAGTCGACCAAGTCTCTGACGGGTCACTCGCTGGGTGCCGCCGGCGTCCAGGAATCGATCTATGGCCTCTTGATGATGCAGGAAAAGTTCATCGGCGAGAGCGCCCACATTACCGAACTCGACCCTGAATTCGAAGGGGTGCCAATCGTGCGCAAGCGCATCGACAATGCGAAGATCGATACGGTGCTGTCCAATTCCTTCGGCTTTGGCGGCACCAATGCGACGCTGGTCTTCCAGCGTCACAACGGCTGA